In Acholeplasma equirhinis, the following proteins share a genomic window:
- the mnmG gene encoding tRNA uridine-5-carboxymethylaminomethyl(34) synthesis enzyme MnmG — protein sequence MTYDGIIVGAGHAGVEAALAMARMKLNTILITGNLEKVATLPCNPSIGGPAKGIVVREIDALGGEMAKAADLGQIQMKMLNSSKGPAVRALRAQIDKLEYPKIMRKALQNQENLTLLEGLVDHLIVEDGEAKGVVLEDGREIKGKTVIITTGTYLASQILIGHDKTPSGPHGEKTTYGISGQLKDLGFEIIRLKTGTPPRIAKDSIDYSVAQPQPGDTKFQTFSYDSPITSLGYQEDCYLIHTSPETKEIIFNHLDDSAMYGGVVEGVGPRYCPSIEDKFVRFADKERHQIFLEPESLSLDEIYVQGFSTSMPKHVQEKMIKSLPGMQNARIVRYAYAIEYDAINPSQLYRSLETKVIKNLFCAGQINGTSGYEEAACQGLMAGINAGLKVQGKEPLVLKRNEAYIGVLIDDLITKGTYEPYRLLTSRAEHRLLLRHDNADLRLREYGYQIGLVSDAQYQKFTHKKETIQRLIQQAKQLRINPTDENLAYLNKMASAPIYEGVMLYDLLKRPELGTETLKHFLQVDESEETYEQVDIHIKYQGYIEKAEREAEKLTRFEGRHIPNDINYAEIKNISNEAREKLNKVRPETLGQATRILGVNPSDISVLMIYLENRYA from the coding sequence ATGACATATGATGGCATCATTGTCGGTGCAGGGCATGCAGGTGTAGAAGCAGCTCTTGCAATGGCGAGAATGAAATTAAATACCATTTTAATTACAGGTAACCTAGAAAAGGTTGCCACTTTGCCTTGCAATCCATCGATTGGTGGTCCAGCAAAAGGAATTGTTGTAAGAGAAATTGATGCGCTTGGTGGCGAAATGGCTAAGGCAGCAGACCTTGGTCAAATCCAAATGAAGATGTTAAATTCTTCAAAAGGTCCTGCCGTACGTGCGTTACGCGCGCAAATTGATAAATTAGAGTATCCAAAAATCATGAGAAAAGCACTTCAAAACCAAGAGAACTTAACACTTCTTGAAGGTTTGGTTGATCACCTCATTGTTGAAGATGGTGAAGCTAAAGGTGTTGTCTTAGAAGATGGTAGAGAAATTAAAGGTAAAACTGTTATTATTACAACAGGAACTTATCTTGCATCTCAAATCTTAATTGGACATGATAAAACACCATCTGGCCCTCATGGTGAAAAAACAACTTATGGTATTTCAGGTCAATTAAAAGATCTAGGTTTTGAAATTATCAGATTAAAAACTGGTACACCACCTAGAATTGCAAAAGATTCAATTGACTATAGTGTTGCTCAACCACAACCTGGGGATACTAAATTCCAAACATTCTCATACGATTCACCAATAACATCACTTGGTTACCAAGAAGATTGTTATTTAATTCACACATCACCTGAGACAAAAGAGATTATTTTTAATCACTTAGATGATAGTGCGATGTATGGTGGCGTTGTTGAAGGTGTTGGTCCAAGATATTGTCCTTCAATTGAAGATAAATTTGTAAGATTCGCTGACAAAGAACGTCATCAAATCTTCTTAGAACCTGAAAGTTTAAGTTTAGATGAAATTTATGTGCAAGGTTTTTCAACATCCATGCCAAAACACGTTCAAGAAAAGATGATTAAATCATTACCTGGTATGCAAAACGCACGTATTGTACGTTACGCATACGCAATTGAGTATGATGCAATTAATCCATCTCAACTTTATCGTTCACTTGAAACAAAAGTGATTAAGAATTTATTCTGTGCTGGTCAAATTAACGGTACATCCGGTTATGAAGAAGCAGCTTGCCAAGGTTTAATGGCAGGTATTAATGCAGGACTTAAGGTTCAAGGTAAAGAACCATTAGTCTTAAAACGAAATGAAGCATATATTGGTGTCTTAATTGATGACTTAATTACAAAAGGTACATATGAACCTTATCGTTTATTAACATCACGTGCAGAACATCGCTTACTTTTAAGACATGACAACGCAGACTTACGTCTTCGTGAATATGGTTATCAAATTGGACTTGTAAGTGATGCACAATATCAAAAGTTCACACATAAGAAAGAAACCATCCAAAGATTAATTCAACAAGCAAAACAATTAAGAATTAATCCAACCGATGAAAACTTAGCTTACTTAAATAAGATGGCATCTGCACCAATTTATGAAGGCGTGATGTTATATGATTTATTAAAACGTCCTGAACTTGGTACTGAAACTTTAAAACACTTCTTACAAGTTGATGAATCAGAAGAAACATACGAACAAGTAGATATTCATATTAAATATCAAGGTTATATTGAAAAGGCTGAACGTGAAGCTGAAAAACTCACACGTTTCGAAGGTCGTCATATTCCAAATGATATAAACTATGCAGAAATTAAAAATATCTCAAATGAAGCAAGAGAAAAATTAAACAAAGTACGTCCTGAAACCTTAGGACAAGCAACAAGAATTTTAGGTGTAAATCCATCAGATATTTCTGTTTTAATGATTTACTTAGAAAACCGCTATGCTTAA
- the rsmG gene encoding 16S rRNA (guanine(527)-N(7))-methyltransferase RsmG: MLNTYIDMIKKTSVAKDVIATKFSQYKDLLIEYNKHTNLTRITEANEVYVKHFLDSCLLGELIDFNQVTSLCDMGSGAGFPGVPLLIIYPHLKLTIVESQIKRVQFLNALKETLKLDFEVIHERAEVYAKKNQMKFDLVTARALGDLQMILEFGVPMLKTNGYFIAPKGSRYQEELELAKNAIKTLNCEVDKIETFDLPEANGFRANILLQKKSHISGYPREYSKMIKKPL; encoded by the coding sequence ATGCTTAATACATATATTGACATGATCAAGAAAACATCTGTTGCTAAAGATGTAATTGCAACAAAGTTTTCACAATATAAAGACTTACTAATTGAATATAACAAACATACAAACCTTACAAGAATCACGGAAGCGAATGAAGTTTATGTCAAACACTTCCTTGATTCTTGCCTCTTAGGTGAACTCATTGACTTTAATCAAGTAACAAGTCTTTGTGACATGGGTTCTGGTGCAGGCTTTCCAGGTGTACCATTATTAATTATTTACCCACATTTAAAGTTAACAATTGTCGAAAGCCAAATTAAAAGAGTTCAATTCTTAAACGCTTTAAAAGAAACACTTAAGTTAGATTTTGAAGTGATACACGAAAGAGCAGAAGTATATGCTAAAAAGAACCAAATGAAGTTTGATTTAGTTACTGCACGTGCTTTAGGTGATTTACAAATGATTTTAGAGTTTGGTGTACCGATGCTTAAAACAAATGGCTACTTCATTGCACCAAAAGGTTCAAGATATCAAGAAGAACTTGAACTTGCCAAAAATGCAATAAAGACTTTAAACTGTGAAGTTGATAAAATTGAAACATTTGATTTACCAGAAGCAAATGGCTTTAGAGCAAACATCTTATTGCAAAAAAAATCCCATATTTCTGGCTACCCAAGAGAATATTCTAAAATGATTAAAAAACCACTCTAA
- a CDS encoding DUF951 domain-containing protein, giving the protein MERTYTVGEIVKTKKPHVCGSKDWKILRVGADIKLECCGCKREIIMMRFELNKRIIK; this is encoded by the coding sequence GTGGAAAGAACTTATACTGTTGGTGAAATTGTTAAAACTAAAAAACCACACGTCTGTGGATCTAAAGATTGGAAGATTTTAAGAGTCGGAGCAGACATCAAATTAGAATGTTGTGGATGCAAAAGAGAGATTATTATGATGCGTTTTGAGTTAAATAAGCGCATAATTAAATAA